A window of the Linepithema humile isolate Giens D197 chromosome 4, Lhum_UNIL_v1.0, whole genome shotgun sequence genome harbors these coding sequences:
- the LOC136999249 gene encoding LOW QUALITY PROTEIN: uncharacterized protein (The sequence of the model RefSeq protein was modified relative to this genomic sequence to represent the inferred CDS: substituted 2 bases at 2 genomic stop codons), producing FFYFIDFFKKWLKEVSFPNVGRDSVLLIDSXSGXCPAIVTNLTPMKKQVTTMIIPKGTTGKIQLLDVYGLRIWKNFARRFSDTVLLLDYDINLHKRNNIIKSQSLIHNQLSSPRYQNLFKYSWFKSGYTNKRPKTFKNPVEFNFEQTSSTCDIEDSNDIAVIQCSWCEKSLCLKHFFIEYHYCNIYNECD from the coding sequence tttttctattttatagatttttttaaaaaatggttgaAAGAAGTTTCTTTTCCTAATGTAGGCCGCGATAGTGTTCTTCTTATAGATTCATAGAGCGGGTAATGTCCAGCTATTGTTACTAATTTAACACCAATGAAAAAACAAGTTACTACTATGATAATACCGAAAGGAACTACGGGAAAAATACAGCTGTTGGATGTTTACGGGCTTAGAATCTGGAAAAACTTTGCAAGAAGATTTTCGGATACTGTTCTATTATTggattatgatataaatttacataagcgaaataatattataaaatcgcaATCTCTAATACACAATCAGTTATCATCTCCtcgatatcaaaatttatttaaatattcatggtTTAAAAGTGGATATACGAATAaaagaccaaaaacatttaaaaatccagtagaatttaattttgaacaaaCATCAAGCACATGTGACATTGAAGATAGCAATGATATAGCTGTAATACAATGTTCTTGGTGCGAAAaatcattatgtttaaaacatttttttatagaatatcatTATTGTAACATCTATAACGAGTGTgactaa